A window of Acropora muricata isolate sample 2 chromosome 3, ASM3666990v1, whole genome shotgun sequence contains these coding sequences:
- the LOC136910971 gene encoding high affinity cationic amino acid transporter 1-like, protein MSCDDFWKLLVRSRRHDLTDEDTLFNRCLTILDVMLLGVGSMLGPGLYVATGQIARDTAGPAIVISLVIAAIPAILSSMCYAEFSARVSKTGSSYVYTYIGLGEIWAFIVGWNLILENVLASALIGNEFSKFVNSVSGGLIYKFMEEHVAHWNKKGFRSFPDIIAFGIIVFFTLLSTTGPRKPALFMRLSTLFNLLVILFVVLSGFYFMDTRNWETLEKFAPFGFNGIMTGASLSYFAFLGFDIINSASEETTDPKRVVPFANTVSTYVGVFIYLITAAILTLIIPYNKLSFLSPLPDAFAYQGFHIGKYFVAAGGFFGMSTALLTFIYAGTRLIYAMANDGLIFQCLAKINNRVSIPMRASLLCGLSASVIALFLDLNDLVEMLSIGTLFAYTAVPLAVLLERYRPLDESELQYQAIEEELSSENGDVTCYEKLQETLQSTHSYHHRVMAFRARLGDQPSEETHRIAGVAGSCILFSFFGFSLTVSPSAGLSDILDINPVVLFACCLMSFILILAMVVLFLLPTKRIRTAHEVPLVPFVPLASILINIYLLTNLSRWTWARFAAWMFLGMAIYFMYGVHNSKEGTDGDNSSRSFLQRLTEPPSDARKRAGSLSSDEGPLSPYSASENDEGFQSHQLSSDDESPKNSATSTKKVKQGTTVKQ, encoded by the exons ATGAGCTGTGACGATTTCTGGAAACTTCTTGTACGATCAAGGCGACATGATTTAACAGATGAGGATACATTATTCAATCGCTGTTTAACAATTCTCGATGTGATGTTGCTGGGAGTCGGGTCCATGCTTGGGCCTGGTTTGTATGTGGCCACAGGACAGATTGCCAGGGACACAGCTGGACCAGCCATTGTGATTTCTCTAGTTATAGCAGCCATCCCGGCAATTCTGTCCTCCATGTGCTACGCTGAATTCTCCGCGCGAGTCTCCAAGACAGGCTCGTCATATGTTTACACCTACATAGGATTGGGTGAGATATGGGCCTTTATTGTCGGCTGGAATCTCATTCTTGAAAACGTCCTTGCCAGCGCTCTGATCGGTAACGAGTTCAGCAAGTTTGTCAACTCTGTTAGCGGTGGCCTAATTTACAAATTCATGGAAGAACATGTAGCACATTGGAATAAGAAAGGATTCCGCAGCTTCCCTGATATTATTGCTTTTGGTATCATCGTGTTCTTTACTCTGCTATCAACAACAGGGCCGCGCAAACCAGCTCTGTTCATGCGCCTATCGACTCTGTTCAACCTCTTAGTCATCCTATTTGTAGTCCTGTCCGGTTTTTACTTCATGGACACCCGTAACTGGGAAACGCTTGAAAAATTCGCTCCGTTTGGTTTCAATGGCATCATGACAGGGgcatctctctcttattttgcgtTTCTCGGTTTTGACATCATTAACTCTGCGAGTGAAGAGACCACGGACCCTAAACGAGTAGTCCCGTTCGCTAATACAGTAAGCACGTACGTTGGAGTGTTTATATATCTGATAACAGCTGCTATATTGACGCTTATTATTCCGTATAATAAACTCAGTTTCTTGAGCCCGCTGCCTGATGCATTCGCCTATCAGGGCTTTCACATTGGTAAATACTTCGTAGCAGCTGGGGGTTTCTTCGGAATGTCTACTGCCTTGTTGACCTTCATATACGCCGGTACCCGCTTGATCTACGCCATGGCAAACGACGGCTTGATATTTCAGTGCTTGGCAAAGATAAACAATAGAGTGAGCATCCCAATGAGGGCTTCACTCTTGTGCGGCTTGAGTGCGTCTGTAATTGCTCTATTCTTGGATCTCAATGATCTTGTGGAAATGCTATCAATTGGAACTCTGTTCGCATACACTGCCGTCCCTTTAGCTGTCTTGTTAGAGAGGTACAGACCACTCGATGAATCAGAGTTACAATATCAAGCAATTGAAGAAGAATTAAGTAGTGAAAACGGAGACGTGACTTGCTACGAAAAACTACAAGAAACATTACAATCAACACACAGCTACCATCACCGTGTAATGGCTTTTCGCGCCAGGCTGGGCGACCAACCCAGCGAGGAGACTCATCGTATAGCCGGAGTAGCGGGGTCgtgtattttattttcattttttggtttttctttgaCTGTATCTCCAAGCGCCGGCTTATCAGACATACTGGATATCAATCCAGTCGTGTTATTCGCTTGCTGTCTAATGTCATTCATTCTCATACTGGCAATGGTGGTATTGTTTCTTTTACCCACTAAACGCATCCGCACTGCCCATGAAGTGCCATTAGTTCCTTTTGTTCCTCTCGCAAGTATTCTCATCAATATTTACTTGCTGACAAACTTATCTCGTTGGACATGGGCGCGGTTTGCCGCTTGGATGTTTCTTG GTATGGCAATTTACTTCATGTATGGCGTTCACAATAGCAAGGAAGGCACTGATGGAGATAATAGTTCACGTAGCTTCCTCCAGCGCTTGACTGAGCCACCAAGTGACGCCCGCAAGCGTGCCGGGTCGCTCAGCAGTGACGAAGGACCGCTGTCCCCATACAGCGCAAGCGAAAACGATGAAGGATTTCAATCGCATCAATTGAGTAGCGATGACGAGTCACCAAAAAACTCAGCCACCAGTACGAAAAAGGTTAAACAGGGCACGACAGTGAAACAGTAA
- the LOC136911502 gene encoding collagen triple helix repeat-containing protein 1-like, with protein sequence MASEALISKIYCTFSGNQKRDKDFAHASTRRDSRSIKQGCGQQSISQIWKHNHLTKNIAKVAKRLTAVSSSQSQYVPKDVQGNCCCFNACVSKSGIPGTPGIPGIPGRPAAPGLPGSMGPKGPIGKEGPRGEKGPQGPRGPTGSPGRKGKNGPRGSLGPKGPKGSPGTQGTQGNKGEVGPQGNQGPPGPQGPRGYSVRNWKHCVFKNLNDDRDNGLIKECIFNKTSASTGLRVFYNGGFRLYNCDWCCKRWYFTFNGTECSAPAAIDGVLYIARGKSPVENLHRVRHIEGVCETVPEGIVVVGFSVGNCNGYGNADAYTGWNSVSRIYVEEVPPPQA encoded by the exons ATGGCGTCAGAGGCGCTGATTTCGAAAATTTACTGTACGTTTTCGGGCAATCAGAAAAGAGATA AGGACTTCGCACACGCTTCGACACGCAGAGATTCAAGGTCGATCAAACAAGGGTGTGGTCAGCAATCAATTAGTCAAATCTGGAAACATAATCATCTCACCAAAAATATTGCGAAGGTTGCAAAGAGACTCACAG CTGTTTCATCTTCTCAATCGCAATACGTCCCTAAG GACGTCCAGGGCAATTGCTGTTGCTTCAATGCATGTGTGAGCAAATCAGGTATCCCGGGCACACCAGGCATCCCGGGCATCCCGGGAAGACCAGCTGCTCCAGGATTGCCTGGTTCTATGGGACCTAAAGGTCCTATTGGCAAAGAGGGTCCCCGTGGGGAAAAGGGACCTCAAGGGCCCAGAGGACCCACTGGTTCACCTGGGAGAAAAGGCAAAAATGGACCTCGAGGTTCGTTAGGCCCCAAGGGACCAAAGGGATCCCCAGGTACTCAAGGAACACAAGGAAACAAAGGTGAAGTAGGTCCTCAAGGAAACCAAGGACCCCCTGGTCCCCAAGGACCTAGAGGGTATTCAGTGCGCAATTGGAAACATTGCGTTTTCAAGAACTTGAATGATGACAGGGATAATGGCTTGATAAAG GAATGCATTTTCAACAAGACATCCGCCAGCACTGGGTTGCGAGTCTTCTACAATGGAGGTTTTCGACTCTACAATTGCGATTGGTGTTGCAAGCGGTGGTATTTTACTTTCAATGGCACGGAGTGTTCGGCTCCAGCAGCCATTGATGGAGTCCTCTACATTGCGCGCGGAAAGAGCCCCGTGGAAAATCTGCACCGAGTGCGCCACATAGAGGGCGTCTGTGAGACCGTTCCCGAGGGAATAGTGGTCGTGGGATTCTCGGTCGGGAATTGCAACGGCTATGGAAACGCTGACGCCTACACAGGATGGAATTCAGTATCTCGGATCTACGTGGAAGAAGTACCTCCCCCACAGGCTTAA